TCACAGGAAATACTTCAAAAAGCTAAAAGGTTTTAAAACACCAAAAATAGCACGATGTTTACAAGACACTTAAAGGATATGTCTAAGATATGATTCAGTTTTCAGATTCAGACCCACTTTTTGAAATGCAGCCAGTGAGAAGTTAATTCAGGTGACCTACAATCTCCATTCACTTATTCAAAAGGAGGCTGTCACTCCACTTAAGAGTGTCTTTCAGATAGATCATAAGTCCAGTAGATAACCTTGATAATTATACTCAGCAGAATATCCTTGCCATCGTCAAACACTCTGACCCTGGCACTCATATCAGATTCGGGTCTTAATGTTTACTGCCAGTTATATAAAATCAACCTGATACTGAAACCATGTGATATCTACACTAGCTTGACACTGTTAGAACTTCTGATTCTACAGCAATTACTGGGACAAATAATAGCATAAGAAATTCCAGTTTACACACGGGAAAGTAGGAAGACGACTaaaattaggggaaaaaaaaaatactcaaaaTAGTTTTAACCTTCCTTGCATGTATTTACCATCTTATCTGCATGATCAGAATGTCTCTCACACTTTGATTCACAGTTGAAAACAAAACCTCTGATTTAACTTGATTTCAGGCCTCATGAACTTTAAATCTTCCTAGCTTTGACCAAGTCACTGCACAATCAGATGCCTGAAACTGTTAATTAATATTTTATGCTAGAAAATTAATATTCATGACAAATTTATAGGAGGAAAAGGGGTCCATAGTGTTTTCAAATATATTCTAACCAAATCCCCTTTAAAAGTAAAGCACTTTAAGTGAATAAAATTAATAAACAATTTTCCTTGTTCCTTTAGTGTTCCTGATAATCTCATGCAGAACATCACATCACTCCCTAGATCTCTGTTACATAAGATTTAAATTGGGAGTGTACACATTTTCATTGGAATGAGACCCTAAGAACATTATTTTCCCTAACTGTGTATAATtaaacaccccctcccctctaAACCCCAAAATCCCAGTTAAGTGTTAAAATCATTCATTGTCTCCACGCTCCTTGTCGGTACCCTGTTACTTCCAAATACGGGATCTACAGTTGGTGGCAGTTATAGTCTTATCAAAAGTATAATAATACCAAATTATATATTTTTCCCCTACAGAATGttaaaatataataaataaaagtCCTCAATCTATACTAGATCAGTATATTAAATTATTTTGCCAAgttaaaaaaattataattttGCTGAATGCACCCAGAGAGAAAAACTGATATATTTTGTTATTCTTTCCAATCTGTTTACTTCCAACTACTCATCTCTTTCAGGAGTTTCAAAAGAGATTAGTAAACAGATATAAAAGAACAAATCATTTGGAAACTGTCTAAATGCAATGAAGGTAGAGTCAGTGCTACAATAACCTGAAAATCTTTCACTTAAAATATAATATTTAACAAGCCAATACCAAATTACAAAATACCCAGAGCAACAAGATAGGTTTCAGCAGTGTTGTAAGGGGCACTTGTATTTTTGAAAGCCCTTAAATCAAACTAACACATGGTTTCTGAAGAAGCAAGCTTCTCTTAGTGAACAGAGTTCTGCACGTAAGTAGTTCTCAGAATTAAACTTGGGAGAGCAAACCTGGAGCATCATGCACAACTACACAGTTTACTTATACTCACTCAGGCTACCTTAGCCTATAACAGACCACATCTGTATGCAAATATAAAAAGTGTATATTTTTAGGGAGCCTGATTTGAAATAGAGTGTCATTTTCTAATTTCCTAATACATAAAGGAGATTTTAAAAAACAGGTTTAAATTGCTCTCTTGTGTCTGAGTCTTAAAGACAACTTTATTAAACAAAAAAGTCTTTCCGTAAATACAATAATTGGGATTTTCTTGGCAAATGTGTCTTGCACATTCAACCACATACATACAAATGGAGGGATAAAGGAAAATTCCATACTAAACTTTCAAGACAAATCAGATTTTTTTCTTGGATTTAAGTACCAGATTATGAAAAAAAGATAAATCCCTTTGAACTTCACGTTGAGAAATCAGATTATCTTTGAGGATGAAAACCTAAGATTCCCTAAATCATGAAACAATATTACTCCTATATCCAAGTGCCCCTCACCAAATCCATTTTCAAGGCATTAAACAGGCTTGCTTGCGGACACGATAAATGCTTTAACACATCTGAAGTAAACTGACCAACTGAGATAAAGATTTTAGAAAGCAATCATCATGTCAGTATCCCAAGCTATCATTTgcctaaaaagaaaaacaaaataacgGTAGAAACCAATTTCCAATATGAAAATTCTTCTAAAAGGGGCTCTCTTGAAAATTTTTACCTGACAGTCTTTACCTTAACAGAAAAGCCATTGATTTTACTACACTTAAGTGAACCTGATGGATTAGCATAATACCTGAATCATTCTTCTCAACCCAAAGGGTGAAGTCCCAAGTCTCATACTGTAGGGTACAGGGTCCCACATACAGAGTGTCTTTGGAAGGAAAACTTACCTTTGGATATCAGAATACAAACAATTGTAAACAGAAATGGATTGTCCCTAGCTTTCTCAACAGAATGTCTGAAATGCTTTTCCAAGAAATGTGAGGGAAACGATACATTGTTGAACAAAGTTTCAAGTGAAATTGGTCAGTGAAATGCCATCACACCTCATAATTTCATTTGATGTGCAAAATGTAACAGGATTCAGGTGATACTAAGGGCTATTTATACTTTTTAGGGAAAGTGTTACGTTATAATCCAGCAGAAGTCCTGAAACCTTTTCATAAAACTTCTCTCTGTACTGGTTGAAATACATAATGCTTTCTGGCTCCTCTTCAAACCAAAATTTGTCAAACTCGTACACCAGATAACCTGTGGTGATGAAAACAAAACAGGAGTCCTAAGAATAATATCTGAATCGCATTCATTAATATAAGTGACAGTGAATAAATTTGCTTTATATCCCAccttaattttgttgtattacaATTATTTTTCTGCTTTTAAGCAAACCTTCCTAAAACTTGGGTCTTCCTGTGGAAGTACCCCTCAAAGGGTTCTGGATCACAATGGGAATCTTAAAATGGGTCAAGTCTTGGTTTAGCAGGAGATTTTCGTTTCACATGCAAAATTTAACCAATCAAGAGCAAATGTTGTACACCTACCAAACATTCACAGTGTTTTCTAGAACCAGCAGTCTAACAGTTGAAGGAAAGGGTTTGCCTACGTGATAGTCTCTTGCCTGAGGAGGACAGCGATGACCATCCCCTTAGGTTGTGCTGGCCGTTCTGCCAGGATTCCAGCCTCAGGAAGAGCCTGTGGAGGTGGCAAGACACTGGCTCCCCCAAAGTCTAGATACAGGTGAATGGTGGATTGTAGcagcggggcaggggagggaggcatgTAGAGAAGGGGGTTAGACTCTGGTTGCCCCAAGATCCAGGTAAATGGCAGCCCCAGAGGCCCCGGCTCCAACCCCCAGCACTCCCTGGCCCAGCTCCTCAAGCTCTGGACCATGGCCTCAGAGTGCCAGCACGCCCAGGATGGTGGATTCCAGTTTGCCCCACAAGGAGCGGTGGGCTCTGATAATAATGACCATTAAACAAGCTGCAGGATGTTTTGCTAACACACAGCAAATAATGACAGGCCAGGAAGGACTGattcctgattctcttcccctcttcaaaccctacttaaaaaactcacctcctccaagaggccttcccagactgagctcctcttctccctctactccctctaccacccccccttcacctttccgcagctaaaccctcttttcccccctttccctctgctcctccccctctcccttcccatcccctcagcactgtactcgtccactcaactgtatatattttcattaccctatttatttcgttaatgaaatgtacatcgcctcgattctatttagttgccattgtttttacgagatgttcttcccctcgactctatttattgccatcgttctcgtctgtccgtctcccccgattaggccgtaagcccgtcaaacggcagggactgtctctatctgttgccgacttgttcattccaagcgcttagtacagtgctctgcacatagtaagcgctcaataaatactattgaatgaatgaatgaaggaccggcatggcttatattgtatctacccaagtgcttagtacagtgcttggcacataataagtgcttaaacgctaccattattattagattgtgccAGCTAAGGGTGGGACTATGTAAAGAGTCAGAGATATAAAACACCAGATCTAGAGGGCCAGCTAACAGACTGAGATTCCATTTGTCTACCAGTTGAAACTAGTTTCCATACTCACAATAAAACTGATGAAAGTGTTCTATTGTTGGGGTGCCAGGAACTAAATTATAGAGATGAAACTTCAGAGCACCACTCTTCAGCAAACTGTAAGCCATCTCTGTCAGATTAATTCCAACAATTGCATAGGAATATCTGCAACACCAGAAACAATTCCAGTTAGAGGAATAGGCTCAACTTCTAAACAAAAATCAGCATTTGCTCACTGGGTTATCAACATtgagcattttatttttaattctaaATTTTGAGTACATTTTTTCACTCTATCATCTTTATAATTCATTATCATTCAGCCTTCTCTACAAAATTACAATGGAGTTTCTTGCTGGCATGAAAGTCTTCTTGTTTGCAACACTTAAAAGGATAAAAGACCTAATCTGATAGATTTTCTCCTTAAATGCCAATTCTATTTTTCAGCGCTTAAATAAAAGGACCATGAAGCATAATTTCACCTTTCTCAACTATGATAGTTTCATTCTACAGGGATTTCCATTACAatgctcttctttttttttgcaATTGTGCTACTGAACTTTAATGTTGATATTTTCCTTTTGTTCTTTGATAACTCCGGTTTTGCAGCCCCCAATTTTTACTTTCCCTCAAAACATCCATttgtcttttcccctcctcttcaacCTCTGATGTACTCAGACCTGTGTTGGAGAGATTAAAAACCCAAGCCCTTAttaggagtgctctgcacagagtatgcactcagtaaatactactgactgatttcaCACTCTTTGCTCTCTTTTTGGCAGCAAATAATGGTAGATTTCAGTGTATTAGAAACAAGGGGTTTTCTTGCTAGATAGGACATGAAAGGTAACTTGAAAATTAAATATCTGGATGTTTACACACATTAAAACATCTAATTCACATTCCTTAATTGGTAGATATTTTATGTTGCCATGTGACCATGTTACGTATTatataaaaaaaatcactgttttaAAGGTCTCTATATATTTTTTGTCAATTTTGGAAAGACAATATGCTTTATGCTAGTTCTTACATTTAGTGCTTTCACTTAAAATTACTTTTATGAAGCCAATTAATGTTGCTAACTGGGTACATCAGTACTTCAAAACAAAAAATTACAACTGGAAATGTACAAGAAAAGATAATATTTTCATATTAGTCATTCAAACTAACTGTAAACTAAAAATATAAGTTGACTTAAGGTTTCAGAATTCAAGTTCCTTTAAAAAGTTGCTGATCCCTAGAgtccagcagcatggcatagtggatagagcatgggcctgggcatcagaaggtcctgggttctaatccagaccctgccacttgtttggattagatttgggcaagtcacttcaattctctgggcctcagttacctcatctgtaaaatggggactgagtgtgatccccacatgggataggagctctgtccaacccaatttgcttgtatccaacccagaacttagttcagtgcctggcacataattaagcacttaataccactatttttattactattaataaaacaGATCATGAAAATGATACAGGGTCTGTGCATAATTCAGACAAAAAGTGAACTTTTAAACAAGGACTAAATACAGTTCTCTATGGTGTCaaactttcttctttcttcttcactAATTTTCTTCACTGATCTCAAAAGTAAAAGTTCTCTGACATgctaattattactgttactattgtcAGAGAATCCTAAGTGTCCAGTATTTGTGGATTTAATTCTCAACCCATTGAAACAAGGTTTACGAGTAAAGAACAATTATTTATTCCTAAAAGTTCCCTACAATTTAATCTTCTTTACTTGTTGACTACTAAAACTTTTAGGAATTTGCATTTTAAGAAGAGCCCTCCAAGGGTACCTTTATTGTTTCAGGTTAATTTACATTCAAGATTTGTTATGGTTTTGCAGTACATCTGGCTTACCCCAATTTTGGATGATTGGAACGAGAAAGGATCTGATGAGCTTCGTTGGCATAATGTTCGCTAAAATACCTAAAAATGTAACAAGCTGACATaagtcttttcatttttttatagtctccatgaaaaaaaaaaattgatcactGAATACAGGGGGAACCAAACCATGGGACCCCTTGGACTATAGCATGACTAAGGGCTTGGGGTAAGAGAGACAAAGAAATGGGAGTGTAAgctgcttgagagcagggaatatgtctcccaactctactgacatgttagtacagtgctcttcacaccgtaagcgttcaacaaaaaccattgattgatagtggctCCCACAACCTGGGatccagaaaaggaaaaaagaggaggcGATCACCCCCTGGTCCTGGTAGTTCCAaggtctggagggggaaaaaggtCACCTGCTGTAGCCCAGCTAAAAGGTCCTTTCCACTGATCCTTTTAGAAAAGGGCTGGGAGTATGTCACCCTTGCGTTATACTAAAAAATTGTGCTGGAGGCAATTTGGCAAGCATGTACTTGGGGATGGGAATGAGAGCCAGGTCCCCTCCTTCAAACCTCTAATGCTCCCTCCATCTTCCTTGATGTGGAACTGGGAATGGAAAGGGTGTGCTTGGGGGAgcgaggaaggtgggaggggtggggacgcCATCTCTAGGGTGCTGAGGCCATCACAAAAGACCTTGTAGGGTATGTGCATCCTGGCGGACCTGTGGGTTAGACAATGTTGACAATAAATTTATATGTCCAGAACTATTACTGAGCTACGCCAGAATAATCCTCCTCTATTGCACCAACTATTGAATATTATTCCTCTTCCAACCCCCTCCCTAGCTCCCTATTTCTTCCGATTCAAACTAAAACCGAGAATCACAGACTGAATAACCTCAAAAGAATATCTACCCAGGACCTTATTTTGAAATGGGATTGGGACATAAATTAGCCAAGTTGCAATGCtgtctattttttttcttaaatatttcCTGAGGAGAGAAGTTCACATGCTTATTCTAAATGGAAACAAAGAAAATTAACTGAAATGAGGTAGTGTGACAGTGGAAAGGGCAAAGGACAGGAAtttaggagacctgaattctatgccggactccaccccttgcctgcagtatgatcttgggcaaatttacttctctgtgtgtcagtttccttatttgttaaAGGTGACAGTTGCTCTTcccacttcttagactgtgaatcttctGTGTGACACGGCTTGTATCCTTctttgattatcctgtagctgCCCCAAAGCgtagcacacagtcagtgctaaaTTTTAACCACAAATACTACTAAATGTTAAAATGTTTATTTTCAAGGCAGAAATTTCTGCCAGCTCCATGTTTTGTTTTGAGAAATACTTTTGCAAATTTGATCAGCTATAAAAAGATACAGGAAAGGCAAGAATTAGGTTTTAATAGtgccttcattctgctgcttaatATATCAGGCTGGAAGGACTGTTTTCTCGGTATGATTTTAAGAACAAATCCTCTACTATAGAACTATGAGGGAAATGTCCCTGCATCACATTCAATCTGCTCACATATTCTGCTTCAACTGGCTCAAATAAGTCTCTGCCATTTTAGCTGCTAGTTCCTTTGTTGGAtacacgttagtacaatcactcatcctatccagactggattactgcatcagcctccttcctgatctcccaacctcctgtctctctccacttcagtctctatttcactctgctgcccagattatctttctaagaaatgttcagagcatgtcaccccccgtctcctcaaaaatctccagtggttactatcaacctctgtatcaagaaaaactcactattgacttcaaaactCTCAATtacccctgctccctcctaccttacctccgttctctcttctacagcccagctcgacactccgctcctctgccactaacctcctcactgtgccttattctcgcctgtcccgccgtcgacccctggtccaggtcttacctctggcctgaaatgacctccctcctcaaatccaccaaacaatcacacttccccccttcaaagccctactgaaggttcaccccctccagaaggccttcccagactaagcccccctttttcttcagtttcctctcccctccccatcgacctgactcgctctctttgcgctaccccccaccccacagcacttgtgtatatttgtacgtctataattctatttatattaatgcttacttgttttgatctacaattctatttatttatattggctattgaagcctgtttacttgttttgatgtctgcttcccctcttctagactgtgagccggaattttctctattgctgaaatgtactttccaagtgcttagtacagtgctctgcacacagtaaggactcagtaaatattaatgaatgaatacccaggtTCAAaacattcaagcatatttactgaattcttactgtatgcagagcactgtactaagtgcttgggagagtacaacaataaaaagacattccctgccctgagttCTCAACTAACTCCAACTAAAATGTACACGGTGAAGAACTTACAAATATTCCTGGGTCTGTCCCCTCGGGAGAAATAAAAATGTGTAGAGAGGTGAAAATGGAAGCCGGCCAAGGACACCAAGGAGAGAGAAGCCTGGCTAAGGGACCAAGGGAACTgggagatttttttcccttctagaGTCCATCATCTTTATCTGGGTGCTTTTTCCTAAAGGATGGTGAAAGGGGAAATCAAATTATTTCTTTGTAAGTACTGAAAGGGAGTGAGGGGGTGAGAGGATAACATCACAGGCTGGAGCTAAACTAATTGGGACACTTTACCATTTCCAGAGGCAGGCATTATTAGGAAGTACTGCAATTCAGGTTTAGACAGGGTTGAAAATAAAGAAAACATTATTTGAGAGGTCATTATGTTTCAGACACATGCAATTTCATTTGGAAAAGAAATGTATATTTTCACTTACACAAGATTGACTAATCCCAGCATGCCCATTCCTCTGAAGTCTGTTTTGGGATCATCACCTTGGAAACCAATATCTCCCCACTGCTTGGTGattctgttcttcagtttttcATTAGGCATCAACTGATTCCAAAGCTGAACAAACATGTTTCCATATTACAAATAGAAATTCTTAAttttccaggtttttttttttta
The window above is part of the Ornithorhynchus anatinus isolate Pmale09 chromosome 12, mOrnAna1.pri.v4, whole genome shotgun sequence genome. Proteins encoded here:
- the ELMOD2 gene encoding ELMO domain-containing protein 2 isoform X1; the protein is MFLSLWQYLFSNFFRFWMKWVLHHLTRKCELQRIFDDTKEGARRTQRIEYSLEFSKNKILQNAVHASESDVEIWVKDIMKEKKINPQKDPGFKINMEVCLLQISGYKKLYLDVENVRKKPYDSDNQEHEKLLIKLWNQLMPNEKLKNRITKQWGDIGFQGDDPKTDFRGMGMLGLVNLVYFSEHYANEAHQILSRSNHPKLGYSYAIVGINLTEMAYSLLKSGALKFHLYNLVPGTPTIEHFHQFYCYLVYEFDKFWFEEEPESIMYFNQYREKFYEKVSGLLLDYNVTLSLKSINSP
- the ELMOD2 gene encoding ELMO domain-containing protein 2 isoform X2, with translation MFLSLWQYLFSNFFRFWMKWVLHHLTRKCELQRIFDDTKEGARRTQRIEYSLEFSKNKILQNAVHASESDVEIWVKDIMKEKKINPQKDPGFKINMEVCLLQISGYKKLYLDVENVRKKPYDSDNQEHEKLLIKLWNQLMPNEKLKNRITKQWGDIGFQGDDPKTDFRGMGMLGLVNLVYFSEHYANEAHQILSRSNHPKLGYSYAIVGINLTEMAYSLLKSGALKFHLYNLVPGTPTIEHFHQFYCYLVYEFDKFWFEEEPESIMYFNQYREKFYEKVSGLLLDYNV